One part of the Granulicella arctica genome encodes these proteins:
- the polA gene encoding DNA polymerase I, which translates to MSTPVSNDKPPIYLLDSMAFIFRAYHAMQRQRPMSTRTGIPTAATYVFVNMINKLRRDFSPVYLAAVYDLSGPVFRDERAKEMKSVKKFNIKTQEFEEIDYLGYKANRAEMPADLAQQLPYIRRALEAFRIPILSYEGFEADDVIGTLSCKLAELGHKVFVVSSDKDMMQLVNASVSILNPTKDNLVLNPAGVEGVLGVPPERVVDVMALRGDAIDNIPGAPGIGDKGSVELIQQFGTVEGALDRADEVKKKTYRESLQNNRENILLSKELVTIHTAVPIGFDLEAMRTQALDNAACRELFSELEFTTLLKELAPSVNNAPIAYTLKPSDEEIAALLADARTVGDDGAVKGLTLAVFEDARALAEESGADVAGEEEVEVEPPPAENMSLFGGAAEPVVVAAEPVVAGALQMGVTTSDAGAMVVSLDAEGLRQALEDAALPKHVHDLKAVLRVLAAQGIALAGVRDDVMLYSYLINPTHGSHTLADVTARFTQRAMTPVVKAKAPTAAEVANLLPEAANATQRLAHTLREQVETAGLKDIYETMDLPLVPVLLRMEQAGVRVDPEFLRSMSSRLGVDVDNLAERIYADSGHRFNINSPKQLGEVLFTKMDLPKPMKYGKGKVVSTAQDVLEELALSHPIAALVIEYRQLQKLKSTYLDALPQLADAEGRIHTTFNQVGTATGRLSSTNPNLQNIPVRTTLGREIRAAFIAAEGNLLMSADYSQIELRLMAHFSQDPLLLDAYRTGKDIHTLTAAEVFGVDPETMSKEVRGRAKAVNFGIVYGISPFGLAAQLGIEQKEAKTYIETYFDRYKGVRAFIDETLETVRRDQAVRTQFGRVRPIPDIQSRNPNMRGFAERTAVNTPLQGTAADLIKLAMIRLDAEITRRGLKSRMTLQVHDELLFDVVPEESDEMQMLVKHEMEHVAEFSVPIVAEVGVGQNWRDIK; encoded by the coding sequence ATGTCTACCCCTGTTTCTAACGACAAGCCTCCGATTTATCTGCTGGACAGCATGGCCTTCATCTTTCGCGCGTACCACGCGATGCAGCGGCAGAGGCCGATGTCGACGCGGACGGGGATTCCGACGGCGGCTACGTATGTGTTTGTGAACATGATCAACAAGCTGCGGCGGGATTTTTCTCCGGTGTATCTGGCGGCGGTGTATGACCTGTCGGGGCCGGTGTTTCGCGATGAGCGGGCGAAGGAGATGAAGTCGGTCAAGAAGTTCAATATCAAGACGCAGGAGTTCGAGGAGATCGACTACCTGGGGTACAAGGCGAATCGGGCGGAGATGCCGGCGGATCTGGCGCAGCAGTTGCCGTATATCCGGCGGGCGCTGGAGGCGTTTCGGATTCCGATATTGAGCTATGAGGGGTTCGAGGCGGACGATGTGATCGGGACGCTGTCGTGCAAGCTGGCTGAGCTGGGGCACAAGGTGTTTGTGGTGTCGTCGGATAAGGACATGATGCAGTTGGTGAATGCTTCGGTGAGCATTCTAAATCCGACGAAGGACAATCTGGTGCTTAATCCGGCGGGGGTTGAGGGAGTGTTGGGGGTTCCGCCGGAGCGGGTGGTGGATGTGATGGCGCTGCGGGGGGATGCGATCGACAACATTCCGGGGGCTCCGGGGATTGGCGATAAGGGGTCGGTGGAGCTGATTCAGCAGTTTGGGACGGTGGAGGGCGCGCTGGACCGGGCGGACGAGGTGAAGAAGAAGACGTATCGCGAGTCGTTACAAAATAATCGCGAGAATATTTTGTTGTCGAAGGAGCTGGTGACGATCCACACGGCGGTGCCGATTGGGTTCGATCTAGAGGCGATGCGGACGCAGGCGTTGGATAACGCGGCTTGCCGGGAGCTGTTTTCGGAGCTGGAGTTTACGACGCTGCTGAAGGAGCTGGCTCCGTCGGTGAACAATGCGCCGATCGCTTACACACTGAAGCCTTCGGATGAAGAGATTGCGGCGTTGCTGGCGGATGCTCGGACGGTGGGGGATGACGGGGCGGTGAAGGGCTTGACGCTGGCGGTGTTTGAGGATGCCAGGGCGCTGGCGGAAGAGAGTGGCGCGGATGTGGCGGGTGAGGAGGAGGTCGAGGTGGAGCCTCCTCCGGCGGAGAATATGTCGCTGTTTGGGGGGGCGGCTGAGCCGGTTGTGGTGGCTGCGGAGCCGGTGGTTGCGGGTGCTTTGCAGATGGGGGTGACGACTTCGGATGCGGGGGCGATGGTGGTCTCGTTGGATGCGGAGGGGCTGCGGCAGGCGCTGGAGGATGCGGCTCTGCCGAAGCATGTGCATGATCTGAAGGCGGTGCTGCGGGTGCTTGCGGCGCAGGGGATTGCGCTGGCCGGGGTACGGGACGATGTGATGCTATATAGCTACCTGATCAATCCGACGCATGGGTCGCATACGCTGGCGGATGTGACGGCGCGGTTTACGCAGCGGGCGATGACGCCGGTGGTGAAGGCCAAGGCTCCGACGGCGGCGGAGGTGGCGAACCTGTTGCCGGAGGCGGCGAATGCGACGCAGCGGCTGGCGCATACTCTGCGGGAGCAGGTGGAGACGGCCGGGCTGAAGGATATCTACGAGACGATGGATCTGCCACTGGTGCCGGTGCTGCTGCGGATGGAGCAGGCGGGGGTGCGGGTCGATCCGGAGTTCCTGCGTTCGATGTCGTCGCGGCTGGGCGTGGATGTCGATAACCTTGCCGAGCGGATTTATGCGGACTCGGGACATCGGTTCAATATCAACTCACCCAAGCAGCTTGGGGAGGTGCTATTTACAAAGATGGACCTGCCTAAGCCGATGAAGTATGGCAAGGGGAAGGTGGTTTCGACGGCGCAGGATGTTCTGGAGGAGCTTGCGCTGAGTCATCCGATTGCTGCGCTGGTGATTGAGTATCGACAGCTTCAGAAGCTGAAGTCGACGTACCTGGATGCGTTGCCGCAGCTTGCGGACGCGGAGGGGCGTATCCATACGACGTTCAACCAGGTGGGGACGGCGACGGGGCGGCTATCGAGCACGAATCCGAATTTGCAGAATATTCCGGTGCGGACGACGCTGGGACGGGAGATTCGGGCGGCGTTTATTGCGGCGGAGGGGAACCTGCTGATGTCGGCGGACTACTCGCAGATCGAGCTGCGGCTGATGGCGCATTTTTCGCAGGACCCGCTGCTGCTGGATGCGTATCGGACGGGGAAGGATATTCATACGCTGACGGCGGCGGAGGTGTTTGGGGTGGACCCGGAGACGATGTCCAAGGAGGTGCGTGGGCGGGCGAAGGCGGTGAACTTCGGGATTGTGTATGGGATTAGTCCGTTTGGGCTGGCGGCGCAGTTGGGGATCGAGCAGAAGGAGGCGAAGACGTACATTGAGACGTACTTCGACCGGTATAAGGGAGTGCGGGCGTTCATCGACGAGACACTGGAGACAGTGCGGCGAGATCAGGCGGTGCGGACGCAGTTTGGGCGGGTGAGGCCGATTCCGGATATCCAGTCGCGGAACCCGAATATGCGCGGGTTTGCGGAGCGGACGGCGGTGAATACTCCGCTGCAAGGGACGGCGGCGGATTTGATCAAGCTGGCGATGATTCGGCTGGATGCGGAGATTACGCGGCGGGGTTTGAAGTCGCGGATGACGCTACAGGTGCACGACGAGCTGCTGTTTGATGTGGTGCCGGAGGAATCGGACGAGATGCAGATGCTGGTGAAGCATGAGATGGAGCATGTGGCGGAGTTTTCGGTGCCGATTGTGGCGGAGGTTGGAGTGGGACAGAACTGGCGGGATATTAAATAA
- a CDS encoding tetratricopeptide repeat protein codes for MDQQTKAALKQNDRFVTTTEHGIEWANENRKSVVVTTSLLLLVIVIVVVCGVVYNKRSDAASVALGNAMQAYQTPLAAPGQQVPAGVKTFPSVNERAKAANALFIACADTYSLEPDGKVCRYFGGLTYIEAGENGQAESTLKQVAGGWNHDLAALSKLALAQLYRQTGKDAQAIELYNQLADKPAMTVPAGVAKLQLAELYTVEGKPDEAKKIYAALKDKDAKSAAGTIAAQKLNPAPAGAAPQQ; via the coding sequence GTGGATCAGCAGACTAAGGCAGCCCTGAAGCAGAATGACCGTTTTGTTACCACCACCGAGCATGGCATTGAGTGGGCGAATGAGAACCGCAAGTCCGTCGTTGTCACGACCAGCCTGCTGTTGTTGGTGATCGTGATCGTGGTGGTGTGTGGCGTGGTGTACAACAAGCGCTCGGATGCCGCTTCGGTGGCGTTGGGGAATGCGATGCAGGCGTACCAGACGCCGCTTGCGGCTCCGGGGCAGCAGGTGCCTGCGGGGGTGAAGACGTTCCCGTCGGTCAATGAGCGTGCCAAGGCTGCGAACGCGCTCTTTATCGCCTGCGCGGACACGTACAGCCTGGAGCCGGATGGCAAGGTTTGCCGGTACTTCGGCGGGCTGACCTACATTGAAGCGGGAGAGAATGGCCAGGCGGAGAGCACGCTGAAGCAGGTTGCTGGTGGATGGAATCATGATCTTGCCGCGTTGTCGAAGCTGGCGCTGGCGCAGCTTTATCGGCAGACGGGCAAGGATGCTCAGGCGATCGAGCTCTACAACCAGCTTGCGGATAAGCCGGCTATGACGGTTCCGGCGGGTGTTGCGAAGTTGCAGCTTGCGGAGCTGTATACGGTCGAGGGTAAGCCGGATGAGGCGAAGAAGATCTATGCGGCTCTGAAGGATAAGGACGCGAAGAGTGCTGCGGGTACGATTGCGGCGCAGAAGCTGAATCCTGCACCGGCTGGCGCGGCTCCTCAGCAGTAA
- a CDS encoding potassium channel family protein — MHSLVMAIGILLCLGVVLDAFQTIILPRRPTGKLRITRLFKLLTWGLWSACTRRIRNERTREQIYSIYGPLSLLLLLVLWAVMLILGFGLIYFALRTPFSDSMMSHYPGMKFEIWTDLYVSGTTLFTLGLGDVVPRMPLARGIIILESGVGLGLVALVVGYLPVLYTAFSRREVSVALLDARAGSPPTAAELLSRHDFDGGDVALIELLAEWERWAAELLESHVSYPILCYYRSQHDNQSWLSALVAVLDACSLLIASTLGPASRGLPVRQAQLTFAIARHALVDLGHVLLLDAKVKALAQSAPDRLTPADFRRLCAALGNTDIQLCGDDNSAARLRQLRAMYEPNALAIADYLGFSLPLWIAEPSEKDQWRRVANLRSNPEAIPNANHISQHSTAAALHKEGHGH, encoded by the coding sequence ATGCATAGCCTGGTCATGGCCATCGGCATCCTCCTCTGCCTCGGCGTCGTGCTCGACGCCTTCCAGACCATCATCCTTCCCCGCCGCCCCACCGGCAAACTGCGCATCACGCGACTCTTCAAGCTCCTCACCTGGGGTCTATGGTCCGCCTGCACGCGCCGCATCCGTAACGAGCGCACACGCGAGCAGATCTACAGCATCTACGGTCCACTCTCGCTCCTGCTTCTGCTCGTGCTCTGGGCCGTCATGCTCATCCTCGGCTTCGGCCTGATCTACTTCGCCCTCCGCACCCCTTTCTCCGACTCCATGATGTCCCACTACCCCGGCATGAAGTTCGAGATCTGGACCGACCTCTACGTAAGCGGCACCACCCTCTTCACCCTCGGCCTCGGCGACGTAGTCCCCCGCATGCCCCTCGCCCGCGGCATCATCATCCTCGAGTCCGGCGTCGGACTCGGACTCGTCGCCCTCGTCGTCGGCTACCTCCCCGTCCTCTACACCGCCTTCTCCCGCCGCGAGGTCTCCGTCGCACTCCTCGACGCCCGCGCCGGCTCCCCTCCCACCGCCGCCGAGCTCCTCAGCCGCCACGACTTCGACGGCGGAGACGTCGCCCTCATCGAGCTCCTCGCCGAATGGGAGCGCTGGGCCGCCGAGCTCCTCGAATCCCACGTCTCCTACCCCATCCTCTGCTACTACCGCTCCCAGCACGACAACCAGAGCTGGCTCTCCGCCCTCGTCGCCGTCCTCGACGCCTGCTCCCTCCTCATCGCCTCGACCCTCGGACCAGCCTCCCGCGGCCTCCCCGTCCGCCAGGCTCAACTCACCTTCGCCATCGCCCGTCACGCCCTCGTCGATCTCGGCCACGTCCTCCTCCTCGACGCTAAAGTCAAAGCCCTCGCGCAATCAGCGCCCGACCGACTCACCCCCGCCGACTTCCGCCGGCTCTGCGCCGCACTCGGCAACACCGACATCCAGCTCTGCGGCGACGACAACTCCGCCGCCCGCCTCCGCCAGCTCCGCGCCATGTACGAGCCCAACGCCCTCGCTATCGCCGACTACCTAGGCTTCTCCCTCCCCCTCTGGATCGCCGAACCCAGCGAAAAAGACCAGTGGCGTCGCGTAGCCAATCTCCGCTCCAACCCCGAAGCCATCCCCAACGCCAACCACATCAGCCAGCACTCCACCGCCGCCGCCCTTCACAAAGAAGGCCACGGCCACTAA
- a CDS encoding response regulator produces MRRILVVDDERLVADTLRLIFIKYGFDARVAYSVEDALDRARDFLPQLLLCDISMPGRDGLELMETLGKEQPGCKVLVLTGYYSNLQRVREHARHLPRPAGILTKPCQPAELLREADAMLESA; encoded by the coding sequence ATGCGACGAATTTTAGTGGTGGACGACGAGCGTCTTGTCGCCGATACCCTCCGTCTCATTTTTATCAAGTACGGCTTCGACGCTCGCGTCGCGTACTCGGTGGAGGATGCGCTTGATCGAGCGCGTGATTTTCTACCCCAACTCTTATTGTGTGACATCTCTATGCCGGGCCGTGATGGGCTGGAACTGATGGAGACGCTTGGCAAGGAGCAGCCTGGGTGCAAGGTGCTCGTGCTCACGGGATACTATTCGAATCTTCAGCGAGTGCGGGAGCATGCGCGTCATCTGCCGCGACCGGCGGGGATTCTGACTAAGCCGTGTCAGCCTGCGGAGCTGTTGCGCGAGGCGGATGCGATGCTGGAGAGCGCCTAA
- the xseA gene encoding exodeoxyribonuclease VII large subunit — MQADLFGAVDEAPVVPEVRVPVAAAKLPVPDVALVREVEDAPVMAAQRHVWSVRSLVSAIRQQVEKSHFSVWVEGEISNCRPAASGHIYFTLKDGEAQLPVVLFRRQAQLLSVRPKDGDAVEVRGRISIYESRGQLQLIAETLELRGAGALELAFKQLKARLLAEGLFDEDRKRALPAFPRCVGVVTSPSGAVIRDIVHVVRRRHARLNVLVYPAAMQGAACAGSVSAGIRWFNRHPGLVDVIVLARGGGSIEDLSGFNDEGLARVIAASELPVVSAIGHETDFTIADFVADLRAPTPSAAAEMVTAAQHRIEERVWSLEQRVHRAGRYQVMLARQRYTRLSAESVLVRLRDAVSRRDQRLDELRLRLDSGVLRRLRVPGQRLAVLAERLRRQDPTQRLVVAQRRLQRAVEAMDRLRVSVIAARTARLERASTRLHALSPLAVLNRGYALVYGEDGVLLRDVGAAKAGQQIRARLAKGSLIATVKETTE, encoded by the coding sequence GTGCAGGCTGATCTTTTTGGGGCGGTGGATGAGGCTCCGGTGGTGCCTGAGGTGCGGGTTCCGGTTGCGGCTGCGAAGCTTCCTGTTCCTGATGTTGCTTTGGTGCGTGAGGTTGAAGACGCTCCGGTGATGGCTGCGCAGCGGCATGTGTGGAGCGTGCGGTCGCTGGTGAGCGCGATTCGGCAGCAGGTGGAGAAGAGCCATTTTTCGGTGTGGGTCGAGGGTGAGATTTCGAACTGCCGCCCGGCGGCTTCGGGACATATTTATTTCACGCTGAAGGATGGCGAGGCGCAGTTGCCGGTGGTGCTGTTTCGGAGGCAGGCACAGTTGTTGAGCGTACGTCCGAAGGACGGCGATGCGGTGGAGGTGCGGGGGCGCATCTCGATCTATGAGTCGCGGGGGCAGTTGCAGCTGATTGCGGAGACGCTGGAGTTGCGGGGTGCTGGGGCGCTGGAGCTGGCGTTCAAGCAGTTGAAGGCGCGGCTGTTGGCTGAGGGGCTCTTTGATGAGGATCGGAAGCGGGCGCTGCCTGCGTTTCCGCGATGCGTTGGGGTGGTGACGTCGCCTAGTGGTGCGGTGATTCGGGATATTGTGCATGTGGTGCGGCGGCGGCATGCTCGGCTGAATGTGCTGGTGTATCCGGCGGCGATGCAGGGTGCGGCGTGTGCGGGCTCGGTGAGTGCGGGGATTCGCTGGTTCAACCGGCATCCGGGGCTGGTGGATGTGATTGTGCTGGCGCGGGGTGGCGGGTCGATCGAGGATCTTTCGGGGTTCAACGACGAGGGGCTGGCGCGGGTGATTGCGGCGTCGGAGCTGCCGGTGGTGTCGGCGATTGGACATGAGACGGACTTTACGATTGCGGACTTTGTTGCGGACCTGCGCGCGCCTACGCCTTCGGCGGCTGCGGAGATGGTGACGGCGGCGCAGCATCGGATTGAGGAGCGGGTGTGGTCGCTGGAGCAGCGGGTGCATCGTGCGGGGCGATATCAGGTGATGCTGGCTCGGCAGAGATATACGCGGTTGTCGGCGGAGTCGGTGCTGGTGCGGCTGCGCGATGCGGTGAGCCGGAGAGACCAGCGACTGGATGAGCTGCGGCTGCGGCTGGATTCGGGTGTGCTGCGACGTCTGCGTGTGCCTGGGCAGCGGCTGGCGGTGTTGGCGGAGCGGTTGCGGCGGCAAGATCCGACGCAGCGTCTGGTTGTGGCGCAGCGGCGTTTGCAGCGCGCTGTGGAGGCGATGGATCGATTGCGGGTTTCGGTGATTGCGGCGCGGACGGCGCGGCTGGAACGGGCAAGTACGCGGCTACATGCGCTCTCGCCGCTGGCGGTGCTGAACCGTGGGTATGCGCTGGTGTATGGCGAGGATGGGGTTTTGCTGCGTGATGTTGGTGCGGCGAAGGCGGGGCAACAGATTCGTGCGCGGCTGGCCAAGGGTAGTTTGATTGCAACGGTAAAGGAAACGACAGAATGA
- the glmM gene encoding phosphoglucosamine mutase has protein sequence MKKLFGTDGIRAVAGQSPLDPATVYAVGVALAHHLGTAPRVLLGQDTRESGDWIAAALTDGLTAGGASVESAGVITTPAVAFLAAAHGFSAGVVISASHNPWQDNGIKLFGPDGYKLPDATELAIEEEIFRQLAVSTEMRRGGVPPAVNEADRAEYVRFLLAAVPGLSLDGKRIVIDCANGAASAVAPQLFAGLGGEVVITHASPDGRNINEACGALHPAVVAAEVVKCGAAMGITFDGDADRALFADEHGRVVNGDAVLLLAARDLQARGLLAKDTVVATTMSNMGLEAALKRSGIAMLRAAVGDKYVLEQMLATGAALGGEQSGHIIFSGRSTTGDGLLTALLLLDILHRAGRSLAELTADLKTFPQVIVNVKVKEKRPLESIPSVAEAIAEAEVALADSGRVVIRYSGTEALARVMIEAESEPLMRRHADAIADAIRTEIGI, from the coding sequence ATGAAGAAGCTCTTCGGGACGGACGGCATTCGCGCCGTCGCCGGGCAGTCGCCGCTCGATCCGGCGACGGTGTACGCGGTGGGTGTTGCGCTGGCGCATCATCTGGGGACGGCTCCGCGGGTGTTGTTGGGGCAGGATACGAGGGAGTCCGGCGACTGGATTGCCGCTGCGCTGACGGATGGGTTGACGGCGGGTGGAGCGAGTGTGGAGAGCGCGGGAGTGATTACGACTCCAGCGGTTGCGTTTCTTGCAGCGGCGCATGGGTTCAGTGCGGGCGTGGTGATTTCGGCGTCGCATAATCCTTGGCAGGACAATGGGATCAAGCTATTCGGGCCGGATGGGTACAAGCTGCCGGATGCGACGGAGTTGGCGATTGAGGAGGAGATCTTCCGGCAGTTGGCTGTATCGACGGAGATGCGGCGCGGTGGTGTTCCGCCTGCGGTGAACGAAGCGGATCGTGCGGAGTATGTGCGGTTTTTGCTGGCGGCGGTGCCGGGGTTGTCGCTGGATGGAAAACGGATCGTGATCGATTGCGCGAATGGCGCGGCTTCGGCTGTGGCTCCGCAGTTGTTCGCGGGACTGGGCGGCGAGGTGGTGATTACGCATGCGAGTCCGGATGGGCGGAATATCAACGAGGCTTGTGGCGCGTTGCACCCGGCGGTGGTGGCGGCTGAGGTGGTGAAGTGCGGCGCGGCGATGGGGATTACATTCGACGGGGATGCGGATCGGGCGTTGTTTGCGGATGAGCATGGCCGGGTGGTGAATGGGGATGCGGTGCTGCTGCTGGCAGCTCGTGACTTGCAGGCTCGAGGGCTGCTGGCGAAGGATACGGTTGTGGCGACGACGATGTCGAACATGGGGCTGGAGGCGGCGCTGAAGAGGTCGGGTATTGCGATGCTGCGGGCTGCGGTTGGGGATAAGTATGTGCTGGAGCAGATGCTGGCGACGGGCGCGGCGCTGGGTGGGGAGCAGTCGGGCCACATCATCTTCTCGGGGCGGTCGACGACGGGGGATGGGTTGCTGACGGCGCTGCTGTTGCTGGATATTCTGCACCGCGCAGGGAGGTCGCTTGCGGAGCTGACGGCGGATTTGAAGACGTTTCCGCAGGTGATCGTGAATGTGAAGGTAAAGGAGAAGCGGCCGCTGGAGAGTATTCCGAGTGTAGCGGAGGCGATTGCCGAGGCGGAGGTGGCGCTGGCGGATTCGGGGCGGGTGGTGATCCGGTATTCGGGGACGGAGGCGCTGGCGCGGGTGATGATCGAGGCGGAGTCTGAGCCGCTGATGCGTCGGCATGCGGATGCGATTGCGGATGCGATTCGGACGGAGATTGGGATTTAG
- a CDS encoding rhodanese-like domain-containing protein, with the protein MTVLLIAIAVALVAVAAWIWWHRRESDRRLVEAHSIVAEELHRLLAAEKRPRVFDVRQPLDLLAYSEIIPGSERIAPKEILAGRVLIPKDEVSIVYCTCPGDETAREIVKRALALDFAKIRILKGGLAAWKEKGYPVERYETAFHLDTPV; encoded by the coding sequence ATGACCGTCCTTTTGATTGCGATTGCTGTTGCACTGGTGGCCGTAGCGGCGTGGATATGGTGGCATCGGCGGGAGAGTGACAGGCGGCTGGTGGAGGCGCACTCGATCGTCGCGGAGGAGCTGCATCGGCTTCTGGCTGCGGAGAAGAGGCCGCGAGTGTTCGATGTGCGGCAGCCGCTGGATCTGTTGGCGTATTCGGAGATTATTCCCGGATCGGAACGGATTGCGCCGAAGGAGATTCTGGCTGGCCGGGTGCTGATTCCGAAGGATGAGGTGTCGATTGTGTACTGCACGTGTCCGGGGGATGAGACGGCGCGGGAGATTGTGAAAAGGGCTCTGGCGCTGGACTTCGCCAAGATTCGGATTTTGAAGGGTGGGCTGGCGGCCTGGAAGGAGAAAGGCTATCCGGTGGAGCGGTATGAGACGGCGTTTCATTTGGATACGCCGGTTTAG
- the queA gene encoding tRNA preQ1(34) S-adenosylmethionine ribosyltransferase-isomerase QueA, with protein MRVSDFHFDLPEELIAQAPPEVRGSSRMLHVDRRTGACTDDLFASLPGYLREGDLLILNDSRVIPARLYATRAGLHTQHNSPEPTGRVEVLLTQQLDGDTWTALVRPGRKVQVGERLHFADPANPGVVLLVAEVVAAAEFGERTLRFEANPDFHAILNKIGHMPLPPYIHRDDSAEDRSRYQTVFADQPGSAAAPTAGLHFTPEMLERLAAKGVQIERVTLHVGLGTFQPVRAERLEDIRLHAEHYTLSAATAAAINAAKLQKRRVIAAGTTTTRTLEHCATIFPDGLEAHSGETSIFLSPGHNFSIISGLLTNFHLPQSTLLMLVSAFAGRENVLAAYAHAVRESYRFFSYGDCMLLV; from the coding sequence ATGCGTGTCTCGGACTTTCATTTTGATCTGCCTGAGGAGCTGATTGCCCAAGCGCCACCGGAGGTGCGGGGTAGCAGCAGGATGCTGCATGTGGATCGGCGGACGGGTGCTTGTACCGATGATTTGTTTGCGAGTTTGCCGGGATATTTGCGTGAGGGGGATCTGCTGATCCTGAACGACAGCCGCGTGATTCCGGCTCGGTTGTATGCAACGCGAGCGGGTTTACATACGCAGCACAACTCGCCGGAGCCTACTGGTCGTGTCGAAGTCCTTTTGACGCAACAGCTTGATGGGGATACGTGGACGGCGTTGGTGCGGCCGGGGCGGAAGGTTCAGGTGGGTGAGAGGCTTCATTTTGCCGATCCCGCTAACCCTGGGGTGGTGCTGCTGGTGGCGGAGGTTGTGGCTGCGGCGGAGTTTGGCGAGCGGACTTTGCGGTTTGAGGCTAATCCGGATTTTCATGCTATCTTGAACAAAATAGGGCATATGCCGTTGCCTCCGTATATCCATCGGGATGATTCGGCGGAGGATCGGAGCCGGTACCAGACGGTGTTTGCGGATCAGCCGGGGTCGGCGGCTGCTCCTACGGCTGGGCTGCATTTTACTCCGGAGATGCTGGAGCGGCTTGCGGCGAAAGGTGTTCAGATTGAACGAGTTACGCTGCATGTGGGGCTGGGGACGTTTCAGCCGGTAAGGGCGGAACGGCTGGAGGATATTCGGTTGCATGCGGAGCATTACACGCTTTCAGCGGCTACGGCGGCTGCTATCAATGCTGCTAAGTTGCAGAAACGAAGGGTGATCGCGGCGGGAACGACGACGACTCGGACGCTGGAGCATTGCGCGACGATCTTTCCGGATGGGTTGGAGGCGCACTCGGGGGAGACGAGTATCTTTCTTTCTCCGGGGCATAACTTCAGCATTATCAGCGGGTTGCTGACGAACTTCCACTTGCCGCAATCGACGCTTTTGATGCTAGTGAGTGCGTTTGCGGGGAGGGAAAATGTGCTGGCAGCGTATGCCCATGCAGTGCGGGAGAGCTATCGGTTTTTCAGTTATGGGGATTGCATGTTATTGGTTTAA
- a CDS encoding lysophospholipid acyltransferase family protein, whose translation MRYTFPQRITLAVVPRVAALLIRVLGMTLRYENRAEPGVTPGDVIPGPTVFAFWHRSLLVCAHHFRGLDIAILISRSFDGELIARTVELLGFRAIRGSSTRGGASGLRNMERAFREGHRCAITADGPKGPVFVAKAGTAQLAQLVGAPVGTFYVLPLRAWELRSWDRFLIPRPFSRVLVTWPAHVPAAGVTEDAVQAALDRAVAMARQ comes from the coding sequence GTGCGCTATACTTTTCCCCAACGGATCACCCTTGCGGTTGTGCCGCGCGTTGCGGCGCTGCTGATCCGCGTGCTGGGCATGACGCTTCGCTACGAGAACCGCGCCGAGCCGGGTGTGACTCCGGGTGATGTGATTCCCGGGCCAACGGTGTTTGCTTTCTGGCACCGCTCGTTGTTGGTGTGTGCGCATCATTTTCGCGGACTTGATATTGCCATTCTGATCAGCCGCAGCTTCGATGGCGAACTGATTGCGCGAACGGTGGAATTGCTGGGGTTTAGGGCCATTCGTGGATCGAGCACGCGGGGTGGAGCGAGTGGTTTGCGCAATATGGAGCGGGCCTTCCGCGAGGGACATCGCTGTGCCATTACGGCGGATGGACCGAAGGGGCCTGTGTTTGTCGCGAAGGCTGGAACCGCGCAGCTCGCGCAGCTTGTGGGGGCACCGGTCGGGACGTTTTATGTGTTGCCACTGCGGGCCTGGGAGCTGCGGTCGTGGGATCGGTTCCTGATTCCGAGGCCGTTCTCGCGCGTGCTGGTGACTTGGCCGGCTCATGTTCCTGCCGCTGGGGTTACTGAGGATGCGGTGCAGGCGGCGCTGGATCGTGCTGTTGCGATGGCGAGGCAGTAG